Proteins encoded within one genomic window of Citricoccus muralis:
- a CDS encoding zinc-binding dehydrogenase, which translates to MTTTEAAVTTSKRRIDYQTLEVPQPSPGHAVVRMHTVTLCGTDAHIWDDDYASELPMIQGHEASGVIAELDAADAQSGWNVGDPVVILPMFWCGKCHACSIGRVNACRRMSVYGCYEDGSLVTEQLIPLDHLYRVPEGVDLGVAALVEPISIAMQACRRGQPVAGERVVVAGAGPIGLLATVYLKDIGCDVTVTDTQDARLDLAREFGADRAMKVLGAFPNNEQRSVLDELTDGDGPSLIIDATGVPASVAGGIDLVATAGRVVCVGISEAELSFSMRRLPTKEIDLLGSRNSENLFPDCLDLLWRYQRTLAKLITHRFHFHDLDAAFRTLIDPSAGVGKIAIDFPDLSEREERSES; encoded by the coding sequence ATGACCACCACTGAAGCCGCGGTCACCACCTCGAAACGCCGCATTGATTACCAAACTCTCGAGGTGCCGCAGCCGAGTCCGGGCCACGCCGTGGTGCGGATGCACACCGTCACCCTGTGCGGCACCGACGCCCACATCTGGGACGACGACTACGCCTCCGAACTCCCCATGATCCAGGGCCATGAGGCCTCCGGCGTCATCGCCGAGCTGGATGCGGCCGACGCACAGTCCGGCTGGAACGTCGGCGACCCGGTGGTCATCCTGCCGATGTTCTGGTGCGGGAAATGCCATGCCTGCTCCATTGGCCGGGTGAACGCTTGCCGTCGGATGAGCGTATACGGCTGTTACGAAGACGGCTCGCTGGTGACCGAGCAGCTGATTCCGCTGGACCACCTGTACCGGGTTCCCGAAGGTGTCGATCTGGGTGTGGCCGCACTGGTCGAGCCCATCTCCATCGCCATGCAGGCCTGCCGTCGCGGTCAGCCGGTGGCCGGAGAGCGCGTCGTCGTCGCCGGGGCTGGGCCCATCGGGCTGCTCGCCACGGTGTACCTGAAGGACATCGGTTGCGACGTCACGGTGACCGACACCCAGGATGCTCGCCTGGATCTGGCCCGCGAGTTCGGCGCTGACCGGGCCATGAAGGTCCTGGGTGCATTCCCGAATAACGAGCAGCGCAGCGTGCTGGATGAGCTCACCGATGGTGATGGTCCGTCGCTGATCATTGACGCTACGGGCGTACCCGCCTCGGTGGCTGGCGGTATTGACCTGGTAGCCACCGCCGGACGTGTGGTGTGCGTGGGCATTTCCGAGGCCGAGCTGAGCTTCTCGATGCGGCGTCTGCCCACCAAGGAGATCGACCTGCTGGGCTCGCGCAACTCCGAGAACCTCTTCCCGGACTGTCTGGACCTGCTCTGGCGCTATCAGCGCACGCTGGCGAAACTGATCACCCACCGCTTCCACTTCCACGATCTCGATGCGGCTTTCCGCACCCTGATCGACCCGAGTGCTGGCGTGGGCAAGATCGCCATCGACTTTCCTGACCTGAGTGAACGTGAAGAACGGAGTGAGTCCTGA
- a CDS encoding IclR family transcriptional regulator, whose translation MANSRSGESVVQRLTRILQAFDAEHPRLTATELAKRASLSLSTAHRLLQDMVLEGLLSKTDQNQYEIGLTLWELTQRSSFYQEFSQAAKPFLEGMHQTLDQNVSLAILDAQAGSIIYLERLVSHPDPADLTKIAGRLPVLSSAPGLAMVAFSPRHVQERYLAAAHRDRWITERGLTTDDLRRTLAQVRAEGYAHSRAVLHPRSSGTAAPVFGPQGKVQGALSVVVPVDQINLAVQVPVLRAAAHGLSQWISHSVQRPYREGPASQELS comes from the coding sequence ATGGCAAACTCCCGATCCGGTGAATCTGTGGTGCAACGGTTGACCAGGATCCTGCAGGCTTTCGACGCCGAGCACCCCCGCCTCACTGCCACTGAGCTGGCCAAGCGCGCCTCCCTGTCCCTCTCGACCGCTCACCGGTTGCTGCAGGACATGGTGTTGGAAGGGCTGCTGTCGAAGACCGACCAAAATCAGTACGAAATCGGGTTGACGCTCTGGGAGCTAACCCAGCGCTCGTCGTTTTACCAGGAGTTCTCCCAGGCGGCCAAGCCGTTCCTGGAGGGCATGCACCAGACCCTGGACCAGAATGTCTCCCTGGCGATCCTGGACGCGCAGGCCGGCTCGATTATCTACCTGGAGCGACTTGTCTCCCATCCCGACCCGGCAGACCTGACCAAGATCGCCGGACGGCTCCCCGTGCTTTCCTCGGCCCCGGGACTGGCAATGGTCGCCTTCAGCCCCCGCCACGTCCAGGAACGCTACCTGGCCGCGGCCCACCGCGACCGGTGGATCACCGAGCGCGGGCTGACCACCGATGACCTGCGACGCACTCTGGCCCAGGTCCGGGCAGAAGGCTACGCGCATTCCCGTGCCGTGCTGCACCCACGCTCTTCCGGCACCGCGGCGCCCGTTTTCGGGCCGCAAGGCAAGGTCCAGGGCGCGCTGAGCGTGGTGGTGCCCGTCGACCAGATCAACCTCGCCGTGCAGGTCCCCGTGTTGCGCGCTGCGGCCCACGGTCTCTCCCAATGGATCAGCCACTCCGTCCAACGCCCATACCGCGAGGGACCAGCGAGTCAGGAGCTGTCGTAA
- a CDS encoding DNA-directed RNA polymerase subunit beta' — protein sequence MSTENSFGLMRIGLATGEDIRNWSYGEVKKPETINYRTLKPEKDGLFCERIFGPTRDWECYCGKYKRVRYKGIICERCGVEVTRSKVRRDRMGHIELAAPVTHIWYFKGVPSRLGYLLDLAPKDLEKVIYFAAYMITSVDEEARHRDLPNLQAEYDQEAKYLADQRDADIAAVAADLEQDLAKLESEGAKAPEKKKARDLADKTMAQVRKRADAELERLEKIWDRFKNLKVSDLEGDEGLFRAMRDKYGQYFEGSMGAESIQRRLQNFDLEAEAESLREIIQNGKGQRKTRALKRLKVVNAFMTTDNSPEGMVLGAVPVIPPELRPMVQLDGGRFATSDLNDLYRRVINRNNRLKRLLDLGAPEIIVNNEKRMLQEAVDSLFDNGRRGRPVTGPGNRPLKSLSDMLKGKQGRFRQNLLGKRVDYSGRSVIVVGPQLKLHQCGLPKQMALELFKPFVMKRLVDLNHAQNIKSAKRMVERFRPQVWDVLEEVITEHPVLLNRAPTLHRLGIQAFEPQLVEGKALQLHPLVCGAFNADFDGDQMAVHLPLSPEAQAEARLLMLSSHNILKPSDGRAVAVPAQDMIIGLNHLTTARDDAEGAGNEYSTVSEAIMAFDGGALHLNAPVKIAIDGFVPSADAPAPEGWEPGQTALITTTLGKVLFNDLLPEDYPWVDRQATKGTLSALVNDLAERYPMVQTAATLDNLKDAGFHWGTWSGVTVAISDITSDFDKASIMEGYEDQAQKVQAQYDTGLIADEERRAELIDIWNKATDEVAEAMQAGMGRLNTINRMVSSGARGNWLQVRQIAGIRGLVANPKGEIIPRPIKSSYREGLSVLEYFSATHGARKGLADTALKTANSGYLTRRLVDVSQDVIIREEDCGTSRGLAETIASANYNGELVRDENVETSAFARTLAVDVTDSEGNVLGAAGEDVGDVLIEKFIQAGITEIKVRSVLTCESAVGTCAKCYGRSMATGQLVDIGEAVGIIAAQSIGEPGTQLTMRTFHTGGVASADDITQGLPRIQELFEARTPKGVAPISEVAGRVRIEDDQSQIRLVLTPDDGSEEIIYPVLRRSRLLVDDGEHVAVGTQLVAGAVDPKQVLRVLGPRAAQKFLVKEVQDVYQSQGVGIHDKHVEVIVRQMLRRITVIESGDTGLLPGELTDRARFIAANKQAVGEGNRPASGRDELMGITKASLATDSWLSAASFQETTRVLTQAAMEGKSDPLLGLKENVIIGKLIPAGTGLDRYVKVAVEPTEEAKANLFSGPAGYADFDYPGMDQSMTPEFHAISLDEYGIGGDFR from the coding sequence ATGTCCACTGAAAACTCATTCGGCCTAATGCGCATCGGCCTGGCCACCGGCGAAGATATTCGAAACTGGTCTTACGGCGAAGTCAAGAAGCCCGAGACCATCAACTACCGCACCCTGAAGCCCGAGAAGGACGGCCTGTTCTGCGAGCGGATCTTCGGACCCACTCGTGACTGGGAGTGCTACTGCGGCAAGTACAAGCGCGTGCGCTACAAGGGCATCATCTGTGAGCGCTGTGGCGTTGAGGTGACCCGCTCCAAGGTGCGTCGCGACCGCATGGGCCACATCGAGCTCGCCGCTCCCGTGACCCACATCTGGTACTTCAAGGGCGTGCCCTCACGTCTGGGTTACCTGCTGGACCTGGCACCGAAGGACCTCGAGAAGGTCATCTACTTCGCTGCCTACATGATCACCTCCGTGGACGAGGAAGCTCGCCATCGAGATCTGCCGAACCTGCAGGCTGAGTACGACCAGGAGGCCAAGTACCTGGCCGACCAGCGCGACGCCGACATTGCTGCGGTGGCTGCTGACCTCGAGCAGGACCTCGCCAAGCTGGAATCCGAGGGTGCCAAGGCACCCGAGAAGAAGAAGGCTCGCGACCTCGCCGACAAGACGATGGCGCAGGTGCGTAAGCGCGCCGACGCCGAGTTGGAGCGCCTGGAGAAGATCTGGGACCGCTTCAAGAACCTCAAGGTCTCCGACCTCGAGGGCGACGAAGGTCTCTTCCGTGCGATGCGTGACAAGTACGGCCAGTACTTCGAAGGCTCCATGGGTGCCGAGTCCATCCAGCGTCGTCTGCAGAACTTCGACCTCGAAGCCGAGGCCGAGTCGCTGCGCGAGATCATCCAGAACGGCAAGGGCCAGCGCAAGACCCGTGCGCTGAAGCGTCTGAAGGTCGTCAACGCCTTCATGACCACCGATAACTCGCCCGAGGGCATGGTCCTCGGTGCCGTCCCGGTGATCCCGCCGGAACTGCGCCCGATGGTCCAGCTCGACGGTGGCCGTTTCGCCACCTCGGACCTCAACGACCTCTACCGTCGTGTGATCAACCGCAACAACCGCCTGAAGCGCCTGCTGGATCTCGGGGCCCCCGAGATCATCGTGAACAACGAGAAGCGCATGCTCCAGGAAGCGGTTGACTCGCTGTTCGACAACGGCCGTCGCGGTCGTCCGGTCACCGGACCGGGTAACCGTCCGCTGAAGTCGCTCTCCGACATGCTCAAGGGTAAGCAGGGTCGTTTCCGCCAGAACCTCCTCGGCAAGCGCGTGGACTACTCCGGTCGTTCCGTGATCGTCGTCGGCCCGCAGCTGAAGCTGCACCAGTGTGGTCTGCCCAAGCAGATGGCGCTGGAGCTCTTCAAGCCGTTCGTCATGAAGCGCCTGGTGGATCTGAACCACGCTCAGAACATCAAATCCGCCAAGCGGATGGTGGAGCGTTTCCGCCCACAGGTGTGGGATGTCCTCGAAGAGGTCATCACCGAGCACCCGGTGCTGCTCAACCGTGCACCCACCCTGCACCGTCTGGGCATCCAGGCCTTCGAACCTCAGCTCGTTGAGGGTAAGGCTCTGCAGTTGCACCCGCTCGTGTGTGGCGCGTTCAACGCCGACTTCGATGGTGACCAGATGGCCGTGCACCTGCCGCTGAGCCCCGAGGCTCAGGCCGAGGCACGCCTGTTGATGCTCTCCAGCCACAACATCCTGAAGCCCTCGGACGGTCGCGCTGTGGCCGTTCCGGCTCAGGATATGATCATCGGCCTGAACCACCTCACCACCGCTCGTGATGACGCCGAAGGCGCAGGCAACGAGTACTCCACCGTCTCCGAAGCCATCATGGCTTTCGACGGTGGGGCGCTGCACCTGAACGCTCCTGTGAAGATCGCTATCGACGGCTTCGTGCCGTCGGCCGACGCTCCGGCGCCGGAAGGCTGGGAGCCCGGTCAGACCGCCCTGATCACCACAACCCTGGGCAAGGTGCTCTTCAACGATCTGCTGCCCGAGGACTACCCGTGGGTGGACCGTCAGGCTACCAAGGGCACCCTCTCGGCACTGGTCAACGACCTGGCCGAGCGCTACCCGATGGTGCAGACCGCAGCCACCCTCGATAACCTCAAGGACGCCGGTTTCCACTGGGGTACGTGGTCGGGCGTGACCGTGGCGATCTCCGACATCACCTCGGACTTCGACAAGGCCTCCATCATGGAGGGCTACGAGGACCAGGCGCAGAAGGTGCAGGCACAGTACGACACCGGTCTGATTGCAGACGAGGAGCGTCGTGCCGAGCTGATCGACATTTGGAACAAGGCCACCGACGAGGTTGCCGAAGCCATGCAGGCCGGTATGGGTCGCCTGAACACCATTAACCGCATGGTGTCCTCGGGTGCTCGTGGTAACTGGTTGCAGGTTCGTCAGATCGCCGGCATCCGTGGCCTGGTGGCCAACCCGAAGGGTGAGATCATCCCGCGTCCGATCAAGTCCTCTTACCGTGAGGGCCTGTCGGTGCTGGAGTACTTCTCCGCAACCCACGGTGCCCGTAAGGGTCTGGCCGATACCGCTCTGAAGACCGCGAACTCCGGTTACCTCACCCGTCGTCTGGTCGACGTCTCCCAGGACGTCATCATTCGCGAGGAAGACTGCGGTACCTCCCGCGGTTTGGCCGAGACCATCGCCTCCGCCAACTACAACGGCGAGCTGGTGCGCGACGAGAATGTGGAAACCTCAGCGTTCGCTCGTACCCTGGCCGTCGACGTCACCGACTCCGAGGGCAACGTCCTCGGCGCGGCCGGCGAAGACGTGGGCGACGTGCTTATCGAGAAGTTCATCCAGGCCGGAATCACCGAGATCAAGGTCCGCTCCGTGCTCACCTGTGAGTCCGCTGTCGGCACCTGCGCGAAGTGCTACGGCCGCTCCATGGCCACCGGCCAGCTGGTAGACATCGGCGAGGCTGTCGGTATTATCGCCGCCCAGTCCATTGGTGAGCCCGGTACCCAGCTGACGATGCGTACCTTCCACACCGGTGGTGTTGCCTCCGCGGACGACATCACCCAGGGTCTGCCCCGTATTCAGGAGCTCTTCGAGGCGCGTACCCCCAAGGGTGTCGCCCCGATCTCCGAGGTGGCTGGCCGCGTGCGCATCGAGGACGACCAGTCCCAGATCCGTCTGGTCCTGACTCCGGACGATGGCTCCGAGGAGATCATCTACCCGGTGCTGCGTCGTTCCCGTCTGCTCGTCGACGATGGCGAACACGTCGCCGTCGGTACGCAGCTGGTGGCAGGTGCCGTGGACCCCAAGCAGGTGCTTCGCGTGCTCGGCCCCCGCGCCGCACAGAAGTTCCTCGTCAAGGAAGTCCAGGACGTCTACCAGTCCCAGGGTGTGGGCATCCACGACAAGCACGTGGAAGTCATCGTCCGCCAGATGCTGCGCCGTATCACCGTCATCGAGTCCGGTGACACCGGGCTGCTGCCGGGTGAGCTGACCGACCGCGCCCGCTTCATCGCCGCGAACAAGCAGGCGGTGGGCGAGGGCAACCGTCCGGCTTCCGGTCGTGACGAGCTGATGGGTATCACCAAGGCCTCGCTGGCGACGGATTCGTGGCTGTCTGCCGCATCCTTCCAGGAGACCACCCGGGTGCTGACTCAGGCCGCCATGGAAGGCAAGTCCGATCCGCTGCTGGGTCTGAAGGAGAACGTGATCATCGGTAAGCTGATCCCGGCCGGTACCGGTCTGGATCGCTACGTGAAGGTCGCCGTGGAGCCCACCGAGGAAGCCAAGGCGAACCTGTTCTCCGGTCCTGCCGGATACGCGGACTTCGACTACCCGGGCATGGACCAGTCCATGACTCCGGAGTTCCACGCAATCAGCCTGGACGAATACGGCATCGGCGGAGACTTCCGCTGA
- a CDS encoding YciI family protein gives MAAYAVNYTYVPETDEMTAARPAHVEFLSELHSAGTLLVSGRLTEGDPLGALLIIRGESVEEVEKIMDGDPFFSDGFVAERQVRRWNIVFGSIDGAE, from the coding sequence ATGGCCGCTTACGCTGTGAACTACACCTACGTACCCGAGACCGACGAAATGACCGCGGCACGCCCCGCGCACGTTGAGTTCCTGAGCGAACTGCACTCCGCTGGCACGCTGCTGGTTTCCGGCCGCCTGACCGAAGGTGACCCGCTGGGCGCCCTGCTGATCATCCGCGGCGAAAGCGTGGAAGAAGTCGAGAAGATCATGGACGGCGATCCCTTCTTCTCCGATGGTTTCGTGGCCGAGCGTCAGGTGCGCCGGTGGAACATCGTCTTTGGCTCCATTGACGGAGCCGAGTGA
- a CDS encoding aldo/keto reductase yields MTLAERTQSLSLSGTHVDGVAIPQIGLGTWPMVGQECTDAVVQALSIGYRHVDTAENYRNEDAVGEALRRTEVPRDQIFLTTKFNREHHGPLAAVRAAVEQRLSLLGVNEIDLMLIHWPNPDQGKYVETAGALAELVQAGLIRAWGVSNFTAEHLADLRKAGLQAPINQIQVDPLASQPRLRAVNAEAGTLTAAYSPVGRDVDLNEYEALTAPAARLGVTAHQVALRWHVQSGRVAVPKSANAGRQEANLDVFGFELTDEDMTGIDALDTGAGPRLDPNDFGH; encoded by the coding sequence ATGACCTTGGCAGAACGCACGCAATCCCTGTCCCTGAGCGGTACCCACGTCGACGGCGTGGCGATCCCACAGATCGGGCTCGGCACCTGGCCGATGGTCGGCCAGGAGTGCACCGACGCCGTCGTGCAGGCGCTGAGCATCGGCTACCGCCATGTGGATACAGCCGAAAATTACCGGAACGAAGACGCTGTCGGCGAGGCTCTGCGTCGCACCGAAGTTCCGCGCGACCAGATCTTCCTCACCACCAAATTCAACCGCGAGCACCATGGTCCTCTGGCAGCCGTGCGCGCCGCCGTTGAACAGCGTCTCAGCCTGCTGGGTGTGAACGAGATCGACCTGATGCTCATCCACTGGCCGAACCCGGACCAGGGTAAGTACGTCGAGACCGCTGGTGCACTGGCAGAGCTGGTGCAAGCCGGGTTGATCCGGGCCTGGGGCGTCTCCAATTTCACCGCAGAGCACCTGGCAGACCTCCGGAAGGCCGGGCTGCAGGCGCCGATCAACCAGATCCAGGTGGACCCGCTGGCCTCCCAGCCACGGTTGCGCGCAGTGAATGCAGAGGCCGGCACGCTCACCGCGGCCTATTCCCCGGTGGGGCGCGATGTTGATCTGAACGAGTACGAGGCGCTGACGGCTCCCGCTGCCCGTCTCGGCGTGACCGCCCACCAGGTGGCGCTGCGCTGGCACGTACAGTCTGGACGCGTGGCGGTGCCGAAATCGGCGAATGCCGGGCGCCAGGAAGCCAATCTGGACGTGTTCGGCTTTGAGCTGACCGACGAGGACATGACCGGGATCGATGCGCTCGACACCGGCGCCGGTCCGCGTCTGGACCCGAACGACTTCGGCCACTAG
- a CDS encoding sugar phosphate isomerase/epimerase family protein — protein MTTRSGRELGLAQLAALTVAPPTLVELAAQAGFDFVGVRVRPVTDAETPFEVQPGTPMLAETLKRMVDTGVLVRDIEFLLLEGSDQRDAWRRMFEAGEALGASSMTVAVADTDSQRVLDTLAQMVDDARPHGIVPAVEPISYQAVRSLPGAAAIAEHTGAQVLVDTLHVARFGGTTEELRAVASHVPLVQVCDAPAQAPADRAGLVEESRSTRFAAGEGGLDLRGMISAVEAGRAELGVETPLPLSTEIPNDEMRARLGDAAWVQHLMTTTLNLLGEELA, from the coding sequence ATGACCACCCGCAGCGGACGCGAGCTTGGCCTGGCCCAACTCGCCGCTCTCACGGTTGCGCCCCCGACCCTGGTTGAACTGGCCGCCCAGGCTGGATTCGACTTTGTGGGCGTGCGCGTGCGCCCGGTGACGGACGCCGAAACTCCCTTTGAGGTGCAGCCCGGGACCCCGATGCTGGCCGAGACGCTGAAGCGGATGGTCGACACCGGGGTCTTGGTGCGTGACATCGAATTCTTGCTGCTCGAGGGTTCTGATCAGCGTGACGCCTGGCGCAGAATGTTCGAGGCCGGCGAAGCTCTCGGGGCCAGCTCGATGACGGTCGCCGTGGCCGACACTGACTCCCAACGCGTGCTGGACACCCTGGCTCAGATGGTTGACGACGCTCGCCCACACGGAATCGTCCCCGCGGTGGAGCCGATCAGCTACCAGGCGGTGCGTTCGCTGCCGGGCGCTGCTGCGATCGCCGAGCACACTGGGGCTCAGGTGCTGGTGGACACCCTGCATGTGGCCCGCTTCGGCGGCACGACCGAAGAGCTGCGCGCGGTAGCCAGCCACGTTCCCCTGGTCCAGGTCTGCGATGCTCCCGCCCAGGCACCCGCGGATCGTGCCGGACTGGTGGAAGAATCCCGCTCGACCCGCTTCGCCGCAGGCGAGGGCGGACTCGACCTGCGCGGCATGATCAGCGCCGTCGAAGCCGGTCGGGCCGAGCTGGGCGTGGAGACCCCCTTGCCGCTGTCGACGGAAATCCCGAATGATGAGATGCGGGCCCGGCTCGGCGACGCAGCCTGGGTCCAGCACCTGATGACCACCACCCTGAACCTACTCGGCGAGGAGCTGGCATGA
- a CDS encoding FAD-dependent oxidoreductase: protein MSSPSAETSQKPLLTSVDALPENVDVVVVGSGCAGLTSAVVAAQGGRSVLVLEKAAQLGGTTAAGGGVMWAPANPLMERHGHPDSPKAGKEYLRAATAGAMSEEEIDWYIETSAEAVRFLDEKTRVDYLPLNRPDYHREWPGSTPSGRGLDHRPVDPSDVPGLREAVRSSTYFPLITMDERDQLHGAAPDPQLLESRAQAGVRTMGAALLSALAASAWDAGVTLATEAPATGLDRDGDTWVVQHPGGTVRAEGVVVSSGGFEWSEQLRGTLLKFPITPISAPSNEGDGLKLGLGVGAAVAQTTAIWGVPVLTAHGATYDGKPSGRMGNVEATLPGSVVVNRAGRRFVNEALNYHDFSRVFANIDPATSTFANIPAYLVVDAGYAERYPIAGHAPFTDPADAPSWLVQAETLAELAEKIGMDAPGLEDTVARFNDGARDGVDSEFGRGSTEQDRHLGDPAIEPNPCLAPLEKGPFYAVQLHPGVLGTAGGLDTDLNGRVLDWNGEPIPGLYAAGNCSATVFKDAYPGGGATIGSAITRAYAVGQSLIQ, encoded by the coding sequence ATGAGCAGCCCTTCCGCTGAAACCTCGCAGAAGCCGCTGCTGACCTCGGTGGATGCTCTGCCGGAGAACGTGGACGTCGTCGTCGTGGGCTCGGGTTGTGCCGGACTGACCTCAGCAGTCGTGGCGGCTCAGGGCGGGCGCAGTGTGCTTGTGCTGGAGAAGGCCGCACAGCTGGGCGGCACCACGGCCGCAGGTGGTGGCGTGATGTGGGCGCCGGCCAATCCACTGATGGAGCGCCATGGGCATCCCGACAGCCCCAAAGCAGGCAAGGAGTACCTGCGCGCGGCCACGGCCGGTGCAATGAGTGAAGAGGAAATCGACTGGTACATCGAGACCTCGGCCGAGGCCGTGCGCTTCCTCGATGAGAAGACCCGGGTCGATTACCTGCCGCTGAACCGGCCGGACTACCACCGCGAATGGCCGGGGTCGACCCCGTCCGGTCGTGGACTCGACCACCGTCCCGTGGATCCCTCGGATGTTCCGGGGCTGCGCGAGGCGGTACGCTCCTCGACCTACTTCCCGCTGATCACCATGGACGAGCGTGATCAGCTCCACGGTGCCGCACCAGATCCGCAGCTGTTGGAATCCCGCGCTCAGGCCGGGGTACGCACCATGGGTGCGGCCCTGCTCTCTGCGCTGGCTGCCTCGGCCTGGGATGCCGGCGTCACCCTGGCCACCGAAGCACCGGCGACCGGGCTGGACCGCGACGGGGACACCTGGGTTGTGCAGCACCCCGGTGGCACGGTGCGCGCTGAGGGGGTTGTGGTGTCCTCAGGCGGCTTCGAATGGTCCGAGCAGCTGCGCGGCACCCTGCTGAAGTTCCCCATCACCCCCATCTCCGCTCCTTCGAACGAGGGCGACGGGCTGAAGCTGGGACTGGGTGTGGGCGCTGCCGTTGCGCAGACCACCGCGATCTGGGGTGTTCCGGTGCTCACCGCACACGGCGCTACCTACGATGGCAAGCCCTCGGGGCGCATGGGCAACGTGGAGGCCACGTTACCGGGCTCGGTGGTGGTGAATAGAGCCGGACGACGCTTCGTCAACGAGGCGCTGAATTACCACGACTTCTCCCGGGTGTTCGCGAACATCGATCCGGCGACCTCGACCTTCGCCAACATTCCCGCCTATCTGGTGGTCGACGCCGGCTACGCCGAGCGGTATCCCATCGCCGGTCACGCGCCCTTCACCGACCCTGCGGACGCACCGTCGTGGCTGGTGCAGGCCGAGACCCTGGCGGAGCTGGCCGAGAAGATCGGGATGGACGCCCCCGGGCTAGAAGACACCGTGGCTCGTTTCAACGACGGCGCTCGCGACGGTGTCGATTCGGAGTTCGGGCGTGGGTCGACCGAGCAGGACCGCCACCTGGGCGATCCCGCGATCGAGCCGAATCCCTGCCTGGCGCCGCTGGAAAAGGGCCCGTTCTATGCCGTGCAACTGCACCCGGGCGTGCTGGGCACCGCCGGTGGTCTGGACACGGACCTCAACGGTCGAGTTCTGGACTGGAACGGTGAGCCGATTCCGGGGCTGTACGCCGCCGGAAACTGCTCCGCCACCGTGTTCAAGGACGCCTACCCCGGAGGCGGGGCTACCATCGGTTCGGCCATCACCCGGGCCTACGCCGTCGGGCAGTCTCTCATTCAATGA